The proteins below come from a single Chryseobacterium sp. MA9 genomic window:
- a CDS encoding DMT family transporter, whose protein sequence is MKDYKLIFAVITVAIVWGTTFLAIRVAVETIPAWFVAGIRQFLASIIMLVVLLSRKEFRWIGWKSLGYQIIFASLMLVVANGMTTVAEETVSSSLASLISACSPILVFLGSVAVGLQKFSLRALSGVLLCFSGILFIFWDGLRDLANPDYRMGMVFLFCAIAGWASGTIFTKKLNIQSGNITLNLFYQFLFAGVVQIILAFLFSENYNFGNWTIKSISAMLYLSVFGSVAAFFAFHYALTKISPVQVSILAYINTIIAIFLGWLIMDEKVTFKFILAAVMIICGVFIINYKPEMFKRQKVE, encoded by the coding sequence TTGAAAGATTATAAACTCATTTTTGCTGTTATTACCGTTGCCATTGTCTGGGGAACTACATTTTTAGCCATCCGCGTTGCTGTGGAAACAATCCCTGCATGGTTTGTAGCTGGAATCCGGCAGTTTCTGGCTTCTATTATTATGCTTGTTGTTCTGCTTTCCAGAAAGGAATTCAGGTGGATCGGCTGGAAGAGTTTGGGATACCAGATTATTTTCGCGTCTCTGATGCTGGTGGTGGCTAATGGTATGACTACAGTAGCTGAAGAAACTGTTTCAAGCAGCCTTGCTTCGCTGATCAGTGCCTGTTCACCCATTCTTGTATTTCTGGGGAGTGTAGCTGTAGGATTACAGAAATTTAGTTTGCGGGCACTTAGCGGTGTTCTGTTATGTTTCAGTGGAATTCTTTTTATTTTCTGGGATGGACTTAGAGATCTTGCCAACCCAGACTACAGAATGGGTATGGTCTTCCTATTCTGCGCTATCGCCGGCTGGGCTTCCGGAACTATTTTCACCAAGAAACTAAATATCCAGAGCGGAAATATAACATTGAACCTGTTTTATCAGTTTCTGTTCGCGGGAGTTGTCCAAATCATTCTTGCCTTTCTCTTCTCCGAAAATTATAACTTTGGAAACTGGACTATCAAAAGTATTTCAGCTATGCTATACCTTTCTGTTTTTGGTTCTGTAGCAGCATTTTTTGCGTTCCATTATGCACTGACAAAAATTTCACCGGTACAGGTTTCTATCCTTGCTTATATCAACACCATTATCGCTATATTTCTAGGCTGGCTGATTATGGATGAGAAAGTTACATTTAAATTTATCCTCGCCGCTGTAATGATCATCTGTGGTGTTTTTATTATCAATTACAAACCGGAAATGTTTAAAAGACAGAAAGTGGAATAA
- a CDS encoding BspA family leucine-rich repeat surface protein, which produces MILKKASTLIFLLLIFLANAQNEFITVWKPSLTPPSYPYAGIPVNSNNNQIWFPGRGTNYQIYWEEIGYPSHNATLTNVTSAYQTLINFGVPHNPNPSDATYRLKVSNGNGNFHQIRFADWDMFNDNGIVGDVHKIQLIEQWGDIQWSSMEQAFQACKILDFTATDVPDLKEVTDMSHMFLGCYSLVGNSTINAWNTSNVTTLLGTFSGCFVFNQPVGDWNTSNVTMMGITFSAAKLFNQPLDNWDTSKVTATTAMFSGATQFNQPIGNWDMSSNLDAEFMFSNAINFNQPLGNWNTSQIIEMNHMFNGAKAFNQDISDWDTSSAAIMNGMFYNAENFNSNISNWDTRKVEWMQDMFNGAKKFNQNIGKWNVALVKNMNNMFSNAILFNQNLGSWNLGSLLYASNMFKNSALNCQNYDSTLYGWSLNPSTPNNINLSSVSPLTYSHNAAVTARNYLINSKGWTISGDTYNGECQSFLGTSDIKVKGDLSIYPNPATHIIYVKNSGAKDFKIIDPSGRIVLSGNLRDEQINIQALTPGNYILQLILKDKTVSSKFIKK; this is translated from the coding sequence ATGATTTTAAAAAAAGCTTCAACGCTCATTTTTCTTTTGCTGATATTCCTGGCAAATGCCCAAAATGAGTTCATTACGGTATGGAAACCCAGCCTTACCCCACCTTCCTATCCTTATGCAGGTATTCCTGTTAACTCAAATAATAATCAAATTTGGTTTCCCGGAAGAGGGACAAACTATCAAATCTATTGGGAAGAAATAGGCTATCCTTCGCATAATGCCACTTTAACGAATGTAACTTCTGCTTATCAGACCCTGATCAATTTCGGAGTTCCACACAACCCCAATCCATCAGATGCCACTTACCGGTTAAAAGTAAGTAACGGAAACGGAAATTTTCACCAGATAAGATTTGCCGACTGGGATATGTTTAATGATAACGGAATTGTAGGAGATGTTCATAAAATACAATTGATAGAACAATGGGGAGATATTCAGTGGTCATCTATGGAACAGGCATTCCAGGCATGTAAAATTTTAGATTTTACAGCAACAGATGTTCCTGATCTGAAAGAGGTAACTGATATGTCACACATGTTTTTAGGCTGTTATAGCTTAGTGGGAAACTCCACTATCAATGCCTGGAATACTTCCAATGTAACAACACTACTGGGAACATTTTCAGGATGTTTTGTATTCAATCAGCCGGTTGGAGACTGGAACACGTCCAATGTTACCATGATGGGTATAACATTCAGTGCGGCAAAGCTTTTCAATCAACCACTGGACAATTGGGATACTTCTAAAGTAACTGCTACTACCGCTATGTTTAGTGGGGCAACTCAATTTAATCAACCTATTGGAAACTGGGATATGTCTAGTAATCTTGATGCAGAATTTATGTTTTCGAATGCTATAAATTTCAATCAACCACTCGGAAACTGGAATACCTCACAAATCATAGAAATGAATCATATGTTTAATGGAGCAAAGGCTTTCAATCAGGATATATCTGATTGGGACACAAGCAGTGCCGCCATTATGAATGGTATGTTTTATAATGCTGAGAATTTTAACAGCAATATCTCCAATTGGGATACCAGAAAAGTAGAATGGATGCAGGATATGTTCAATGGTGCCAAGAAATTCAACCAGAATATAGGAAAATGGAATGTAGCTTTAGTAAAAAACATGAATAATATGTTCAGTAATGCGATTCTTTTTAATCAAAATTTAGGAAGCTGGAATTTGGGTTCTTTACTGTACGCCTCTAATATGTTTAAAAACTCAGCACTGAACTGCCAGAATTATGACAGCACACTGTATGGCTGGAGTCTGAATCCTTCAACGCCAAATAATATTAACCTATCCTCAGTTTCTCCTCTTACTTATTCTCATAATGCAGCAGTAACTGCAAGAAACTATCTGATTAACAGCAAAGGCTGGACAATCAGTGGAGATACGTATAACGGAGAATGTCAATCCTTCCTTGGAACTTCTGATATAAAGGTGAAAGGTGATCTCAGCATATATCCAAATCCCGCCACTCATATTATTTATGTAAAAAATTCCGGTGCAAAAGATTTCAAAATTATTGATCCAAGCGGAAGAATTGTTTTAAGCGGAAATTTGAGGGATGAGCAGATTAACATTCAGGCCTTAACTCCTGGAAATTATATTCTACAACTGATTCTGAAAGATAAAACAGTCTCTTCAAAATTTATTAAGAAATAA
- a CDS encoding cation:proton antiporter, with the protein MILLSIHNLSLPIEDPVLKFLLVLVIILAAPLLLNKIKVPHLLGLIIAGAVIGPNGFNVLSRDSSIVVTGTTGLLYIMFLAGLEIDMGDFKKNKWKSLTFGIYTFTVPFILGYLGGYYILHFSMLTSILFASLFSSHTLIAYPLVSKLGIAKNKAVNITVGGTMITDILALLVLAVIVGMSQGDVGTEFWVKLSVSFVVFALIVLIVFPIIGRWFFKRVDDKISQYIFVLVMIYLAAMLAELAGVEAIIGAFFAGLALNRLIPHTSSLMNRVEFVGNAIFIPFFLISVGMLIDFKVFFKSWETLEVAGIMLVASIGGKYLSAVATQKTFRLTKEEGKLIFGLSSASAAATLASVMVGYNIILSETETGEPVRLLNEHVLNGSILLILISCTISSFISMASAQKIAESDNEDTVSGNTHEEESILLAINHEATVERMVNLGILIKAHSNTEDLFALNVINEDKNESSVKNAEKLLHQAADAAAAADVKLQALKRYDNDVINGVNNVIKEQKITDLIIGLEDEKGFSPSFVYNLYNGYLQNDDVNVLVYHAAQPLSTIKKYAVMIPENAHLEAGFFHALLRVWNIARNSGATVVFYAPENILDILQKIIKKANIEAEFIIMNTWQDGERTAAQLKDDEALIILMARRGMKSYIPRMRLIPELLNRNLNDNNYLLIFPFSEYDKNSPEIRSVGNHGDFVEIGNVIQKIFK; encoded by the coding sequence ATGATTTTACTGAGTATACACAACCTGAGTCTTCCTATAGAAGATCCGGTACTGAAGTTCCTGTTGGTACTGGTTATCATCCTGGCAGCACCATTGCTATTAAATAAAATTAAAGTTCCGCACCTGCTGGGACTTATCATCGCCGGAGCCGTTATTGGTCCGAACGGATTCAATGTATTATCAAGGGATAGCAGCATTGTTGTGACGGGAACTACCGGATTGCTTTACATCATGTTTCTGGCAGGTCTTGAGATTGATATGGGGGATTTTAAAAAGAACAAATGGAAAAGTCTCACCTTTGGTATCTATACCTTTACAGTTCCTTTTATATTGGGATATCTGGGAGGGTATTACATTTTACACTTTTCAATGCTGACTTCCATTCTGTTTGCCAGTCTTTTTTCGTCCCATACCCTTATTGCTTATCCATTAGTGAGCAAGTTGGGAATTGCAAAAAACAAAGCTGTTAATATCACCGTTGGAGGTACAATGATTACAGATATTCTTGCCTTATTGGTACTTGCTGTAATTGTGGGAATGTCTCAGGGGGATGTAGGAACAGAGTTTTGGGTCAAATTATCCGTCTCTTTTGTAGTGTTTGCACTGATTGTACTTATTGTCTTCCCTATTATAGGACGTTGGTTTTTCAAAAGAGTGGATGATAAAATCTCACAATATATTTTTGTACTGGTCATGATTTATCTGGCCGCCATGCTTGCTGAACTGGCCGGCGTGGAAGCTATTATTGGAGCATTCTTTGCTGGATTGGCCTTAAACAGACTTATTCCTCACACTTCTTCTTTGATGAACAGGGTTGAATTTGTGGGAAATGCCATCTTTATTCCTTTCTTCCTGATCAGCGTAGGAATGCTGATTGATTTTAAAGTTTTCTTTAAAAGCTGGGAAACGCTGGAAGTAGCCGGAATTATGCTGGTAGCTTCTATTGGCGGGAAATATCTTTCTGCTGTAGCAACTCAAAAAACATTCAGGCTGACTAAAGAGGAAGGAAAGCTTATCTTTGGATTAAGTTCTGCCTCTGCAGCTGCAACACTGGCATCCGTAATGGTAGGATACAACATCATCCTTTCTGAAACCGAAACCGGAGAACCTGTAAGATTGCTTAATGAACACGTATTGAATGGAAGTATTCTGCTGATCCTGATTTCATGTACCATCTCTTCTTTTATTTCTATGGCGAGTGCTCAGAAAATTGCTGAGAGTGATAATGAAGATACTGTTTCGGGAAATACCCATGAGGAAGAAAGTATTCTTTTAGCAATCAACCATGAAGCAACGGTCGAGAGAATGGTAAATCTCGGAATCCTCATCAAAGCGCATTCCAATACAGAAGATCTGTTTGCCCTGAATGTCATCAATGAAGATAAAAATGAATCTTCAGTAAAGAATGCTGAAAAGCTTCTTCACCAGGCAGCAGATGCAGCTGCAGCCGCAGATGTGAAACTGCAAGCCTTAAAAAGATATGACAATGATGTCATCAATGGGGTAAATAATGTGATTAAAGAACAGAAAATCACAGACCTCATCATCGGATTGGAGGACGAAAAAGGATTCTCTCCATCTTTCGTTTACAATCTTTACAACGGTTATCTTCAGAATGATGATGTGAATGTACTGGTATATCATGCTGCACAACCGCTTTCTACCATTAAAAAATATGCCGTGATGATTCCTGAAAATGCTCATCTGGAAGCTGGATTCTTCCATGCATTGCTGAGAGTCTGGAATATTGCCAGAAATTCCGGTGCTACAGTTGTTTTTTATGCTCCTGAAAACATTCTGGATATCCTACAAAAGATCATTAAAAAAGCCAATATAGAAGCTGAATTTATTATCATGAACACATGGCAGGATGGTGAAAGAACTGCTGCTCAGCTGAAAGATGATGAAGCATTGATTATTCTAATGGCAAGACGTGGTATGAAATCTTATATTCCAAGAATGAGACTGATCCCGGAACTTCTGAACAGAAACCTGAATGATAACAATTATCTTCTTATCTTCCCTTTCTCAGAATATGATAAAAACAGTCCGGAAATACGTTCTGTAGGAAATCATGGAGATTTTGTGGAGATTGGAAATGTGATTCAGAAGATTTTTAAATAA
- the purE gene encoding 5-(carboxyamino)imidazole ribonucleotide mutase, with the protein MVGIIMGSQSDLPIMEQAANFLKSLDIPYELTVVSAHRTPERMFDYAKTAHERGLKVIVAGAGGAAHLPGMVASCTTLPVIGVPILSSNSIDGWDSVLSILQMPGGIPVATVALNGALNAGILAAKILGSGNEEVAAKLQKYQDSLKDKVLGTVEDIKAQHPNHFDK; encoded by the coding sequence ATGGTAGGAATTATTATGGGCAGTCAGAGTGATCTGCCGATCATGGAACAGGCTGCAAATTTTCTTAAAAGCCTTGATATCCCTTATGAACTCACTGTAGTTTCAGCACACAGAACACCGGAAAGAATGTTCGATTATGCAAAAACGGCTCATGAAAGAGGCCTGAAGGTAATTGTAGCTGGAGCTGGAGGAGCAGCGCATCTTCCTGGAATGGTGGCAAGCTGTACTACACTTCCTGTAATTGGAGTTCCAATCTTGTCCAGTAATTCAATAGACGGATGGGATTCTGTTTTATCTATTCTTCAGATGCCAGGTGGGATTCCGGTGGCTACCGTAGCTTTGAACGGTGCTTTGAACGCAGGGATTTTAGCAGCAAAAATTTTAGGAAGCGGTAATGAAGAAGTAGCAGCAAAACTTCAGAAATATCAGGATTCCTTAAAAGATAAAGTATTGGGAACAGTAGAGGATATCAAAGCTCAGCATCCCAATCATTTTGACAAATAG